From Penicillium psychrofluorescens genome assembly, chromosome: 1, one genomic window encodes:
- a CDS encoding uncharacterized protein (ID:PFLUO_002004-T1.cds;~source:funannotate), which yields MSKALFLPLKRNMYNYIKHNLCKKHKAKIEWERVVCDEGHRVKTIRTRLHQSVRLLTRRSIWFLTATPMKNRAFDMCGYLALLCSQPNQFSKLGEIDLTDNRLPKPRNVYTKDISH from the exons ATGTCGAAagccctctttctccccttgAAGAGGAACATGTACAATTACATCAAGCACAATTTATGCAAG AAAcacaaggccaagatcgagTGGGAACGCGTGGTGTGCGATGAAGGGCATCGCGTGAAAACTATCCGGACCCGCCTGCACCAGTCGGTTCGTCTCCTGACTCGCCGATCAATCTGGTTCCTAACCGCAACTCCCATGAAGAATAGAGCATTCGACATGTGTGGCTATCTGGCACTACTCTGTAGTCAGCCGAACCAGTTCAGCAAGCTCGGGGAGATCGACCTAACCGACAACAGACTGCCAAAGCCGCGCAATGTTTACACCAAGGATATTTCTCACTAG
- a CDS encoding uncharacterized protein (ID:PFLUO_002003-T1.cds;~source:funannotate) translates to MAEDIPVAVPTAEAGAQPERAPATEPAAPASEEKKDTETPAEKPAAVDGPSDTKGEGAAAADAQANGTPSAKKSSKDRRRSSGVAGGNSKLSRKKSQSKITNVNAKPGEYYLARLRSYAPWPAIVCDEVMLPQSLLQTRPVTAMQPDGTYKGDFVDGGKRTHDRTFPVMFFETNEFAWIPNTQLTPLDPAECKDVSEKGKAKPLIAAYKIAAEGHDLEYFKSLLADHQAALQQEIDEREAQEAAKAAAKAEKAKKSKRKSKGADTDVDMEDAEKKSSKKRKKDAETDGESKPSKTPKTSTKLKLTSPKAPGDEKKTPASKSKKAAAPKKGKAASDDEPAPEPEKPIDPEELKKKKEREVLLLRHKLQKGFISRDAPPKEEEMETMATFFDKLEKYTDLEVSIIRTTKINKVLKMIVRLNSIPRDEDFKFRRRAMDILSSWKNVLDSDIHPESASKDSLLTANGAPKDDESADTPKIESEEKEPETKPAKEDAVDIPMPDAGADKATAEEKAVPAEGETKPTDDKPAEEKTAETTA, encoded by the exons atggccgaggatATCCCTGTTGCTGTGCCCACCGCCGAGGCTGGTGCGCAGCCTGAGCGCGCCCCGGCCACCGAGCCTGCTG CGCCTgcctccgaggagaagaaagatacCGAGACCCCCGCCGAGAAGCCGGCCGCTGTTGACGGGCCGTCCGACACAAAGGGCGAgggcgctgctgctgcggacGCGCAGGCCAACGGCACCCCTTCGGCAAAGAAGTCCTCAAAGGACCGTCGCCGCTCCAGCGGTGTCGCGGGCGGCAACTCCAAGCTGAGTCGCAAGAAGTCTCAGAGCAAAATTACCAACGTCAACGCGAAGCCCGGCGAGTACTACCTGGCGCGCCTGCGCAGCTACGCGCCATGGCCCGCGATTGTTTGTGACGAGGTCATGCTTCCGCAGAGCCTGCTGCAGACTCGTCCCGTCACTGCCATGCAGCCTGATGGGACCTACAAGGGAGATTTTGTCGATGGTGGCAAGCGAACCCATGACCGGACGTTCCCTGTGATGTTTTTTGAGACCAACGAATT TGCCTGGATCCCCAACACTCAGCTGACCCCCTTGGACCCAGCCGAATGCAAGGACGTTtcggagaagggcaaggccAAACCACTCATCGCCGCTTACAAGATTGCCGCCGAGGGCCACGACCTTGAATACTTCAAGTCTCTTCTGGCTGATCACCAGGCTGCTCTGCAGCAGGAGATCGACGAGCGCGAGGCCCAGGAAGCTGCCAAGGCCGCGGCCAAGGCGGAGAAAgccaagaagagcaagcgGAAGAGCAAGGGTGCCGACACGGATGTTgacatggaagatgcggagaagaagagctcgaagaagcgaaagaagGATGCCGAGACGGATGGCGAGAGCAAG CCCTCCAAGACCCCCAAGACTAGCACTAAGCTGAAGTTGACCTCTCCGAAGGCCCCTggagatgagaagaagaccccTGCGAGCAAATCGAAGAAGGCTGCCGCTcccaagaagggcaaggcTGCCAGCGATGATGAGCCTGCGCCGGAGCCTGAGAAGCCCATCGATCCAGaggaattgaagaagaagaaggagcgggAGG ttctcctccttcgccaCAAGCTCCAAAAGGGATTCATTTCGCGTGACGCACCGcccaaggaagaggagatggagacgaTGGCTACCTTCTTCGACAAGCTTGAGAAGTACACCGATCTGGAAGTTTCGATCATTCGGACCACGAAGATCAACAAGGTCTTGAAGATGATCGTCAGACTCAACTCGATTCCCCGGGATGAGGATTTCAAATTCCGTCGCCGTGCTATGGACATTCTGAGCAGCTGGAAGAACGTGTTGGACAGTGATATTCACCCGGAGTCGGCCAGCAAGGATTCACTGCTAACGGCCAACGGTGCCCCCAAGGATGACGAGAGCGCGGACACCCCCAAGATCGAGagtgaagagaaagaacCCGAGACTAAGCcggccaaggaggatgcTGTGGACATCCCGATGCCTGACGCTGGTGCCGATAAAGCAACTGCAGAGGAGAAAGCAGTGCCGGCAGAGGGCGAGACCAAGCCTACGGACGACAAGCCAGCTGAGGAGAAGACCGCGGAAACTACTGCATAA